In a genomic window of Gossypium arboreum isolate Shixiya-1 chromosome 7, ASM2569848v2, whole genome shotgun sequence:
- the LOC108486751 gene encoding annexin D5-like, which produces MSTLSVPPVLTSPRDDAIQLYRAFKGLGCDTAAVVNILSHRDVTQRSFIQHEYKTMYSEDLLKRLKSELRGKLETAVLLWMLDPAERDATVIKQAFSSGVTNPYAATEVICSRTPSQIQLIKQNYHSKFGVLLEQDIAVLTYGDHKELLLAYLSTHRHEGPEVDREMALKDAKTLFKAGEKKLGTDEKKFIRIFSERSRAQLAAISSAYHDIYGGSLKKAVKSETSGEFEHGLLTILKCSQNPAKYFAKVLHQAMKGLGTNDTTVIRVIVTRTEIDMHYIKAEYMRKYKKSLNDAVHSETSGHYQTFLLSLLGPSH; this is translated from the exons ATGTCGACTTTGAGCGTTCCGCCTGTTCTTACCTCTCCTAGAGACGATGCTATTCAGCTTTACCGTGCTTTTAAGG GGCTGGGATGTGATACTGCAGCAGTGGTCAATATTCTTTCCCATCGTGATGTGACACAGCGTTCTTTCATCCAACATGAGTATAAAACAATGTATTCTGAAGACCTACTCAAACGACTGAAGTCGGAGCTTCGTGGAAAACTAGAG ACTGCTGTCCTGCTATGGATGCTTGACCCTGCAGAACGTGATGCAACAGTCATTAAGCAAGCTTTTTCATCGGGTGTAACAAATCCTTATGCTGCAACTGAAGTTATATGTTCTCGCACCCCATCCCAGATTcaattaattaaacaaaattacCATTCAAAGTTTGGGGTTTTGCTTGAGCAAGATATTGCAGTACTCACCTATGGTGATCATAAAGAG CTCTTGCTTGCATATTTAAGCACCCACCGTCATGAGGGCCCTGAAGTTGATAGAGAGATGGCTTTGAAGGATGCAAAGACTCTTTTTAAAGCAGGAGAGAAGAAATTGGGAACTGATGAGAAGAAATTTATCCGCATATTTAGTGAAAGAAGTAGGGCACAGCTAGCTGCTATTAGCTCCGCTTATCATGACATATATGGAGGCTCCTTGAAAAAG gCAGTAAAGAGTGAAACATCTGGGGAGTTTGAGCATGGTCTTTTGACAATTTTAAAATGCTCACAGAATCCTGCAAAGTATTTCGCCAag GTACTACATCAGGCAATGAAAGGTCTGGGAACCAATGACACTACAGTCATAAGAGTAATCGTGACGAGAACTGAGATCGATATGCACTACATAAAAGCCGAGTATATGAGGAAATACAAAAAGTCCTTAAACGATGCAGTTCACTCGGAAACATCGGGCCACTACcagacttttcttctttctcttttgGGACCAAGCCATTAG